In Pelodictyon luteolum DSM 273, the genomic stretch CGCAATGCACCCGATACTGTCCGCCACCCGCTACCTTGTGCTCATAGCCGTCGCATCACTGTTTGCCGGCACCATAACGATCCTCGTCTATGGAACCCTCTCAGTAGGAAGCCTCATCCTTGACGCACTCTCTTCAGGCACGATTTCGCCGAAAGGAGGAAAAAACCTGGTGCTCGGCTTTATCGAGAACGCTGATCTTTTTCTCGTTGCAACAGCCCTCTACATCATGGCGCTCGGCCTCTACGAACTGTTCATCGACGACACCGTCCCCATGCCCGAATGGCTGCAGATCCATACCCTTGACGACCTCAAGGACAAGCTGGTCGGGGTGATTGTGGTCGTGATGGCGGTACTCTTCCTCGGCCATGCGGTGACGTGGCACGGCGAAAGCACAATTCTCTACCTCGGAGGCGCCATCGGAGCCGTCATCGCCAGTCTGGCCCTCTTCAACGGGCAGAAAAAAAAGAAGGACCCGAAACCCTGAAGGACTATCTTCTGACCTAGAACCACTTCCTCGTCCTGAAAAAAAGGATCATACCGATGAAAATCGAGCCCATGAGCCCGAGGACCCCGAAGTAACCCCACGGCCATCCCAGCTCGGGCATGTAGCGGAAGTTCATGCCGTAGACTCCGGCGATGAAGGACAGCGGCATAAACACGGTAGCGATGATGGTGAGCACCTTCATGATCTCGTTCATCCGGTTGTTTGCGATGGCAAGCCACGTGTCGTACATCCCGATGACGATGTCGCGATAGGTCTCAACGGTCTCGATGACAAGGACGATATTGTCGAGGATGTCCCTGAAAAACGGCCGGGTCGCCTCGTCGTCGATCACCCGGTACCGGTCGCGGCCGATGCTGCTGATGATTTCACGGAGGGGCCAGACTGACTTTCGCAGGAGGATCAGTTCCTTTTTCAGGGTGTACATCGCCGGCAGCGATCCACTGCCGACCGTATCGGTCAGTTCGTCGTCCAGCGTTTCAATCCGGTTCTCGAACTGCTCGAGAACCGTGAAGTAACTGTCGACTACCGAGTCGACGATGGCATAAGCCAGATAATCCGCGCCCTTTTTCCGGACATTGGTGCCGGGGTTTTCCAGCCGCTCATAGAGCGATTGGAACAGCAGGCCCGGGCGTTCACGGAAACTCAGTACGAACCCTTCCCCGATGACCAGTCCCAGCTGCTCTTCCGACACATCACCACCATCGCCTTCAAGCTCCAGCGTCTTGAGCACAAGAAAGAGATAGCGATCGAAATCCTCGATTTTCGGCCGCTGCAGGGTATGCAGGATATCTTCCAGCGTCAGGGGATGAAGGCCGAAGAGCGTGCCTGCCTCCTCGACCAGCCCGACATCGTGCAGTCCATCGATGTTCACCCAGAGCACCTCGCCCTCCCGACGGAGCGCCACGGCCTCCCGGATGGTCCCGGCAGAGGCGCGCCGGACGGACTCCTGGCTGTAGCTGAATACGGTGATTGCCGGATCCTGCATTTTCCGCCCTCCGGTATGCACAAGCGATCCCGGGGCCGTACCGAGAGTGCCGGCCATACCGCTCATGACCTTTTTCATCGGCCGCCGCAGGGCAGTGGCTCTGGCTGGTTGACATTGTTTTTTTCGAGCATGCTTCATAAGCCATCGGTTGAGGGTTTCAGGGTACGGGTCCACTGCCAGTTGCGGACTTCGGGCAGGTCTTCACCGTGGGTACGGATATACTCATTATGGGCGATCAGCATGTCACGCACATACTGCTTCACATAGGCCGCTTTCTGACGAAGCCGCGGCACCCGCTCCACCACGTCGGCCACCAGATGGAACCGGTCGAGATCGTTGCGTACGACCATATCGAAAGGGGTGCTCGTGGTCCCCTCCTCCTTGTATCCGCGCACATGAAGGTTGTAGTGGTTGGTCCGGCGGTAGGTCAGCCGGTGGATGAGCCACGGGTATCCGTGATACGCAAAGATGATCGGACGGTCAATGGTGAAGATGTCATCGAAGTCCCTGTCCTTCAGGCCGTGGGGGTGTTCTTCCGGCGGCTGCAGGGTCATGAGATCGACGATGTTGACCACCCTGATCTTCAGATCCGGGATTTTCTCCCTGAGGATGTCTACCGCCGCAAGAGTCTCAAGGGTTGGGACGTCACCAGCACAAGCCATCACCACGTCGGGGTCGCCGTCCAGGGTATCGCTGGACGCCCACTCCCAGATTCCGATGCCGCAGGTGCAGTGACGGACGGCCGATTCCATGTCCAGCCACTGCCAGGATGGCTGCTTGCCGGCAACGATGACGTTGATGTAATCGCGCGAACGGAGGCAGTGGTCGGTGACGGAAAGCAGGGTATTGGCATCCGGCGGCAGGTAGACGCGTATCACATCGGCCTTCTTGTTGACCACATGGTCGATGAATCCGGGGTCCTGATGGGAAAAACCGTTATGATCCTGGCGCCATACGTGCGAGGTGAGAAGATAGTTGAGCGAAGCAATAGGCCGCCGCCAGGGGATTTCCTGCTTGCATACTTTCAGCCACTTTGCATGCTGGTTGAACATCGAATCGACGATGTGGATGAATGCCTCATAGCAGGAAAAGAATCCATGCCGACCCGTCAGGAGGTACCCCTCGAGCCACCCCTGGCAGGTATGTTCCGAGAGGATCTCCATGACACGCCCGTCCGGCGCCAGATGGTCATCATAATCCATGACCTCATCCATCCAGGTCCTGTCAGTCACCTCGAACAGGAAGCCAAGGCGGTTCGAGGCCGTCTCGTCAGGGCCGAAAACCCGGAAATTGGCCGCCGCCATATTCTCCTTCATGACATCGCGAAGGAACGCCCCCGCAACCCTTGTGGCCTCCGCCTCGACAGCACCGGGAGATGGCACCATGACGGCGAAGTCACGGAAATCATGCATCATGAGATCTCTCAATAGCAGCCCGCCGTTGGCGTGCGGGTTGTCACCCATCCGCCGCTTTCCCTTCGGCGCAAGTGCCTTCAGTTCCGCCCGGAGAGCACCCGACGGAGTAAAAAGCTCTTCAGGCCTGTAGCTCCGCATCCAATCCTCCAGTAGCTGGAGGTGTGCCGGGTTCGTACGGACCTCGGCAAACGGGACCTGGTGCGAACGCCAGAAATCCTCGACCTTTTTGCCATCGACTTCTTTCGGCCCACTCCACCCTTTGGGTGAACGGAGCACAATCATCGGCCAGACCGGCCGCTCCCTCACGCCGCCGTTCCTGGCAGCTTGCTGGATACCCTTAATGTCATCAAGGCAGGCGTCCATGGCCGCAGCCATTTTCTGGTGCATGTCAAGAGGATCCGACCCCTCCACGAACCGGGGGCTGTATCCGTAGCCTTTCATGAGATTCTCAAGCTCCTCATGCGGAAGGCGGGCAAGCACCGCCGGGTTGGCGATCTTGTAGCCGTTCAGGTGGAGAATGGGCAGCACCGCCCCGTCACGGCATGGGTTCAGGAACTTGTTCGAGTGCCAGGAGGTCGACAGCGGTCCTGTTTCAGCTTCCCCGTCGCCGATGACAGCGGCAACGATGAGATCCGGATTGTCAAACGCGGCTCCGTAGGCATGGGAAAGCGAATAGCCCAGCTCTCCGCCTTCATGGATGGAACCCGGGGTCTCGGGTGCCACATGGCTCGGCACACCGCCAGGAAAGGAGAACTGATGGAACAGCGTTTTCATGCCGGCCTCGTTTTCCGATACCGCCGGGTAATACTCGCTGTAGGTCCCCTCCAGCCATACGTTGGCAAGTACCGCCGGGCCCCCATGACCGGGACCGGAAATGTAGATCATATTGAGGTCACGGATGCGTATCACCCGATTCAGGTGCACATAGATGAAATTCTGGCCTGGTGTCGTCCCCCAATGGCCCAGCAGTCTCGGCTTCACATGCTCCGGGACGAGCGGTTCCAGGAGAAGCGGGTTTGCGAGCAGGTAGATCTGTCCCACCGAAAGATAGTTTGCCGCCCGCCAGTAGGCGTTGAGTCCATCGGCTTCTGCCGCTGTGAGAGCACTCTTCGTTTCTTCCCTTTCCTTCGTAGGATCCTCTGCATTCATCGGTTCATCTCCATCTGCTGTATCGGTTAACGTAAAAGCGCAAGCCTCAATGCCTCGCCGGCAATCATCTGCTCTTCATCCGTCTGCATGACCCGTATCACGGCTCCGGCGGTGTCGGCGGATATCACTGCTGCATTTTCCCCATTCCGCCGCTCGTCCAAAGCAATCCCCATGCACTCAAGTCCGTTGCAGATCCGGCTTCGGATTACGGGAGCGTGCTCTCCAATCCCGCCCGTAAACACCAGGAGGTCCAGCCCGCCAAGCACAGCGATCAGCGACCCCAGGTGTTTTCTTGCCTGGTAGCAGAACAGATCCACCGCAAGGCGGGCCGCAGGATCGGAGGCTTCAAGCTCAAGCAGGTCGCGCATGTCATCGCTCTCAGCCGAAACCCCGAGCAGGCCGGAACGGCGGTTTACCATCTCCTTGACCTCCTGTGGAGACATCCCCGCCTCTTCAAGCAGAAAGAGCAGCACCCCCGGGTCGAGGTCCCCGGTCCGGGTACTCATGACGAGCCCTCCAGCCGGAGAAAACCCCATGGTCGTCTCGACGCTCTTGCCGTCCTTCACCGCAACCATGCTTGCCCCGTGACCTAGATGGGCAAGAACGACCCGTCCCCGGTCTGCACTCCGCTCACCCATCCGGCGGAGTTCGGTGAGCAGGTACTGGTAGGAGAGTCCGTGGAACCCATAGCGCTGCACACCCTGCCTCCTGACTGGTTCCGGAAGTGCGTACATCCTGGCAACTTCAGGCATGGAGCGATGGAAAGCAGTATCAAAACAGGCAACCTGCGGCACGCCGGCCATCAGCTCTGCAGCAAGCGCCACACCCTTGAGGGCAGGAGGAAGATGTTCAGGAGCATAAGGGACCAGACGGCCGATATCGGCCAATAGCTCCGGGGTGACGATGGCTGGATCGGCATAAAGCGGACCGCCGTGCACCAGGCGGTGCCCGATGATGTCCGGCGGCGGTGCATCAACGGACTGTATCCAGGAGAAAATCCGGCGGAACGCCGCTTCATGACCTGATGCCCCGGCAGGCTCCCCGCCGGAGGAGGCTCCCCCACGGTGGCGGACACTGAGGGTGCTTCCGGAGGACCCGATCCGCGTCAGTTCTCCGGCATAGATCGACTGCAGTGGCGCTCCCGATGCGTACAGGGCGAACTTGATGCTTGACGACCCCGCATTGAAGACGAGAATGTATTTCATCGGCACAGGCATTGGTCTCAGCTGAACAGCACACGGGAACACTACACAAAGAATGGCACAAACAGATCCAGTGAGAAAAGCGGCGGGTTACATCACAAGAAAAATGCGTCCCGTTGACTGTCCCCCCCGACCGGGGATTTGCATATATTCCAATATGCCCTTCAATCCCGATCCCGACCAGCCATGACGACAGTCCCCTGCTTCATTGCCGGACTTCCCAAAGCGGAACTCCACCTGCACATTGAAGGAACGCTTGAGCCCGCAATGATGCTCAGGCTGGCCGAACGGAACAGGCAACCCCCGCCCTTTCCCGACGTCGAAACAGCTGAAAAAGCCTACCGTTTCACCAATCTGCAGTCGTTTCTCGACATCTACTACCGCTCGACTGAGGTCCTCGTCACAGAGGAGGACTTTTACGACCTGACGCTTGCCTACCTTGAAAAAGCCGCATCCCAGAAAATCGGGCATGCTGAAATCTTTTTCGACCCCCAGGCCCACACGGTGAGGGGAATTGCATTTGCGACCGTGCTCCGGGGCATGGAAGAAGCCTGCAGGGAAGCCCATAGCAGGCTCGGCATCTCCACCCGGCTGATCATGTGCATCCTCCGGCACCTCAGCGAACAGGAAGGCATGACAATGCTGAACGAGGCCGTCCGGTGGAAACGCTGGATAACGGGCATCGGCCTTGATTCATCGGAACGGGGAAATCCCCCTTCAAAGTTCCATAACCTGTA encodes the following:
- a CDS encoding acetate/propionate family kinase, with the protein product MKYILVFNAGSSSIKFALYASGAPLQSIYAGELTRIGSSGSTLSVRHRGGASSGGEPAGASGHEAAFRRIFSWIQSVDAPPPDIIGHRLVHGGPLYADPAIVTPELLADIGRLVPYAPEHLPPALKGVALAAELMAGVPQVACFDTAFHRSMPEVARMYALPEPVRRQGVQRYGFHGLSYQYLLTELRRMGERSADRGRVVLAHLGHGASMVAVKDGKSVETTMGFSPAGGLVMSTRTGDLDPGVLLFLLEEAGMSPQEVKEMVNRRSGLLGVSAESDDMRDLLELEASDPAARLAVDLFCYQARKHLGSLIAVLGGLDLLVFTGGIGEHAPVIRSRICNGLECMGIALDERRNGENAAVISADTAGAVIRVMQTDEEQMIAGEALRLALLR
- a CDS encoding adenosine deaminase produces the protein MTTVPCFIAGLPKAELHLHIEGTLEPAMMLRLAERNRQPPPFPDVETAEKAYRFTNLQSFLDIYYRSTEVLVTEEDFYDLTLAYLEKAASQKIGHAEIFFDPQAHTVRGIAFATVLRGMEEACREAHSRLGISTRLIMCILRHLSEQEGMTMLNEAVRWKRWITGIGLDSSERGNPPSKFHNLYREARREGFFLTAHAGEEGSAASVKETLDLLHVDRIDHGVRCMDDPALVKELVRRAVPLTVCPLSNVKLQVFGSMQEHNLKAMLEKGLMVTLNSDDPAYFGGYLNDNFTAAAEALDLSFSDIIRLAANSFNASMLSIVQKKIHLLELADYARGFAPGH
- a CDS encoding phosphoketolase family protein, with translation MNAEDPTKEREETKSALTAAEADGLNAYWRAANYLSVGQIYLLANPLLLEPLVPEHVKPRLLGHWGTTPGQNFIYVHLNRVIRIRDLNMIYISGPGHGGPAVLANVWLEGTYSEYYPAVSENEAGMKTLFHQFSFPGGVPSHVAPETPGSIHEGGELGYSLSHAYGAAFDNPDLIVAAVIGDGEAETGPLSTSWHSNKFLNPCRDGAVLPILHLNGYKIANPAVLARLPHEELENLMKGYGYSPRFVEGSDPLDMHQKMAAAMDACLDDIKGIQQAARNGGVRERPVWPMIVLRSPKGWSGPKEVDGKKVEDFWRSHQVPFAEVRTNPAHLQLLEDWMRSYRPEELFTPSGALRAELKALAPKGKRRMGDNPHANGGLLLRDLMMHDFRDFAVMVPSPGAVEAEATRVAGAFLRDVMKENMAAANFRVFGPDETASNRLGFLFEVTDRTWMDEVMDYDDHLAPDGRVMEILSEHTCQGWLEGYLLTGRHGFFSCYEAFIHIVDSMFNQHAKWLKVCKQEIPWRRPIASLNYLLTSHVWRQDHNGFSHQDPGFIDHVVNKKADVIRVYLPPDANTLLSVTDHCLRSRDYINVIVAGKQPSWQWLDMESAVRHCTCGIGIWEWASSDTLDGDPDVVMACAGDVPTLETLAAVDILREKIPDLKIRVVNIVDLMTLQPPEEHPHGLKDRDFDDIFTIDRPIIFAYHGYPWLIHRLTYRRTNHYNLHVRGYKEEGTTSTPFDMVVRNDLDRFHLVADVVERVPRLRQKAAYVKQYVRDMLIAHNEYIRTHGEDLPEVRNWQWTRTLKPSTDGL
- the corA gene encoding magnesium/cobalt transporter CorA, whose product is MKKVMSGMAGTLGTAPGSLVHTGGRKMQDPAITVFSYSQESVRRASAGTIREAVALRREGEVLWVNIDGLHDVGLVEEAGTLFGLHPLTLEDILHTLQRPKIEDFDRYLFLVLKTLELEGDGGDVSEEQLGLVIGEGFVLSFRERPGLLFQSLYERLENPGTNVRKKGADYLAYAIVDSVVDSYFTVLEQFENRIETLDDELTDTVGSGSLPAMYTLKKELILLRKSVWPLREIISSIGRDRYRVIDDEATRPFFRDILDNIVLVIETVETYRDIVIGMYDTWLAIANNRMNEIMKVLTIIATVFMPLSFIAGVYGMNFRYMPELGWPWGYFGVLGLMGSIFIGMILFFRTRKWF
- a CDS encoding YqhA family protein; this translates as MHPILSATRYLVLIAVASLFAGTITILVYGTLSVGSLILDALSSGTISPKGGKNLVLGFIENADLFLVATALYIMALGLYELFIDDTVPMPEWLQIHTLDDLKDKLVGVIVVVMAVLFLGHAVTWHGESTILYLGGAIGAVIASLALFNGQKKKKDPKP